The region ACATTCATTACAAGGGCGTGGACAGAACAAAGACTGGAGAGGTAGTCACCAACAAGAGCTAGTAAAGCCGCAACGTGGTGACTTTTCTCCTGCTTTGTGGACAGGACTTGTGTTTCAGTGACAACAGGTGCGTCCTATCTTTTCATGTTGAAGGCTATCTTGTGTGAAAAGAATGAAGTGATGATACCGTAGAGGATtcgcctgggatgcctgggggttCCAGCTGCCCGTGGTGAGACATGAGGAATTCGGCCACTGGCTTCCTCCTTGGGAGCCTGGTGTTGGccttctgtctgcctttggtggTGGCGACCCTGAAAACACTAGCCATCCCAAAGAGACTGCAGCAAGCTGTGGGGAGGGTTATTGTCCATACCACAACCTGCACGGTCACCTGTGGCCTTGGCTATAAGGAAGAGACCGTCTGCGAGGTGGGCCCCGACGGTGTGAGGAGGAAGTGTACGTTTCAGCGCTTGGAATGTCTCACCAACTGGATCTGTGGTATGCTCCATTTCACCGTTGTCATAGGGAGGAAATTCCAGCTGAGCTGTCTGAGCTCAGACATCCTGGCGGTGGGAAAGGAAGCTTTCCGGTTCACCTGGAGATTTGCCCGTGGTATCATCTCAACTGATGATGAAATCTTCAAACCCTTCCAAGTTGATTCCCACTTTGTGAGGTTTGAGTCTGTTCAGGAGTATGACGCTGGGACATACCGATGTGACGTACAGCTGTTAAAAAACTTCAGATTTGTCAAGAGGCTCTATTTTGGGCTGCGGGTCCTTCCCTCTAACTTGGTGAATCTGAATTTTCATCAGTCCCTCACCGAGAACCAGAAATTAGTAGATAAGGGTCTGGAAGTGAATCTGGACAACGGTTCTAAGCCTTACCACCCGTGGAAGAAGACGGTGGCTGTAGCTGTGGGAATAGGGATGGCCAGTGGAATGGTCGGTGCTGTGTTGGTGATCATCGCCCTGGGCAGTGGGCTGAGGAAGATCAATGGTGGTGCCGGCCTTGAGTCCTTAAAAGCCCTCCTCCTGAAAGGCTGGCTGCCCCGGAACCTGGACCGGCTGTTCAGGAAGCCGAGCTAACTTTTTAAGAGTatctggctggctggctgtggCCTGACTAGGAGGGAGGGCTCCCCCCGCTGAAGGAGTGAATGGGGCACATGGAGAGGGGCAACATCGTGGTGGATCTCTTTCTAATCTTCCCTGCCACAAGGCACCCAGGAAGCTCCTAACTTGGAGGTACTGTCCCTGCGCCTGAGAAGAGTTCTGTCTTCCAAGCTTGCATTCACTATCTCTTAGAACTTGTTGCCTCTCCAGACCTCTGTCTCTTCTGAGCAGTATAAACAAGTAGAAGGATATGTTAGTAACTTTTCTAGTGGAaaccttttttccctcttcaataaaaataattcatagtaGCTGCATGGACACCTTCTCTGCTCTTTAGATAAAAGTCTCTTGCATTTGTATAAATTGTCCCATAATAAGTccagctttcctttttctccaattTCTTAGAATAGACAACACATGCTTTGTAGGAGGCATATGCCCATGTGTGGCAGGGCTGAGGGTGTTAGTAATGACATCTGACCTGGTATGTTAACAGTCACTAAATGTTAATAAATTGCCCCTTCTGTGCTCCCTGGGCAAACTCTCTGTGATCACTGTTAAATTGATGCCTGGTGAAACACTAGATTCTTCGTCTGGTAGGTTTCCTtggcttgctctctcttcctgtcctcctcacTCTTTCAGTGCCCTGAAGTGTGTGTTCCTGGGAAGGTCAAGTGTGTGGGTTTCTTGCAGCAGCCAAGGCCACCCAAGGAAGGACTAAGATTTTCCTACCTCCGTAGGGAATCAATCCTGAGATCCTCAGGCGATTCAGACTGTGAGATAATTGGCTTGCAGGAATGGTCGGGGAAAAGGCTCTTGGCTGCTAGCTGAGCTAATCCAGAGAGGATAGGAGTCTTCCCCTCATTTTTTTCCAGCTGCACACGTGATAGCAGATATGAAGACTTAGACTAGTGGTTCTCTTCTCTAGCTGTGTATCTGAATCACCTGGATGAGCTTTTGAAGGAGATTCCTGAGCCCCAACCCTGAGGATGCTAATAGCTCCTTAAATTTTGGCTAAACTTAAGTTTTGGCTATTATTTTGCTGTTAAAAGTaatttcaggggcgcctggatggctcaatcagtggagtgtgtgactcagtctcaggttgtgagttcaagcctaatgttggacatagagcttactttaaaaagttaaaatagtttCAACCCCAtagaaagtaaaaaggaaagtTTGAGGACAACCATAGGTCCTCTACTTAGACTCACcaattttgaatgtttttctaCATTTATCTTTCTAAATCGATGCTGATTTTACTGAACCACTTGTGAGTTAGTCACAGATATTGTGACCCTTTACTTCTAAATCATGTATGCATCTGCTAATAAAGGCGTTCTGTACGACTACAAGGTCTTCATCACACCTGAGAAAATTAACAGTTCCCTAATTTTACATATGGCTGATACTTTGTCTTCCTGGCTTCTAAAATACTAGAGCCTTGTAATATTTGATCCGGGATCAAGTGAAGGTTCACATGCTACATTTGTTTCTCATAAGTCTTACTTTATGACATTTTTGTTGTGTATCATGAcatccattttattgatgagtcAAGCTGGTTGTCTTGGTAGTGACCCACCATCCAGGTTTGTCATGATCGCCTCATGATTACATTCCTGAGGAACAGATCTTCCTCATTTTGACCACACCCTACACAAACGATGTGTGCTCCCTTGCTCACTGCATCGCCTGAGGAACACAGTGTCAGAGTGACTCACTACTGGTAAGTGTGGTAATTTGGTTGTGGTGATTGCCAGGTCTCTCCaaagaagtatattttttcttcttgtatttagtaatttgtgggggggggggggatactcTGTGATTTTCTAATAACTATTAATGCCTTAGAATGCGTTAGAATTCATGATCCTTGCTTATTACCTGCCAGGGACTGCAGAATGGTGACTCTGTATGTGCCTTTGCTATATTTATTAGCTTGCATCTTTCTAAAAAGAAGAgctactcttttttatttttgagttctctGTGGATTCTGTTTTTCAGTGAATTATATATAATCCATGACTGTTATCCTATTTTTGATGTTTAAGTTGTCCCCAGTTTTGGCCAGTAGGAGTCTCTTCAAGCCCCGTCTTTTCATCCTTCTGTTGTGGTCCCTTTTGACTTAGAGCATGTCCTTGCGTTCTCGAACAAGATGCCTCAGATCCACTTTTGGACTGTTTTTTCCAAAACCGAACCTACTGTTTCTCCAAGGAATTCTAGTTCCCTTTCAGAGTGGGGAATAGTATTTAGAAGCCAACGTCTGGGTGCTAAACATGCTCACTGCCACAGGGGAGTCCTTGCTCTTAGGCCCTTCTGATGTCCCAGATACACATCAATCATGAGTTTAAAGTGTCTCTGGTTTTCAGAAGTTTTATAGGTAATTCTGCTATCAAGCAAAGATTGAGGACCCCTGGCCTCAGCCCACACAGTTTGCAGTTTGCTCCTATTTTGAAAAGATCTTAAATTTCCACACTCTTCCCACCCCCTTCACCATTCTCTGTATCTCAGAGGGGATGGGTTTCAGAAGACCCGGGTTCTGGTCCCGGTTCTGCTGCTGACTAGTGGAGCAAGCAGACTGGCCTGCGGAGTGGGAGGGCCGGGTGAGTGCCGTCCTGCGTGTGTGGCACTGTGTGTTGGGAACTACTGCAGGGGAGCAAGAGAAGGTCCCCGAGGAAACATAGATTGTGTGCTTGAGCACTCAGAGGAGGGCGCTTGCTAGTCTTGGAAAGACCCTAAAACAGCATCTCAGGTCTGATGAACTCAGTGTGTTGcagcccaggagggaggaggcttGAAGGGGGCAGTTCC is a window of Vulpes lagopus strain Blue_001 chromosome 11, ASM1834538v1, whole genome shotgun sequence DNA encoding:
- the TMEM81 gene encoding transmembrane protein 81, giving the protein MRNSATGFLLGSLVLAFCLPLVVATLKTLAIPKRLQQAVGRVIVHTTTCTVTCGLGYKEETVCEVGPDGVRRKCTFQRLECLTNWICGMLHFTVVIGRKFQLSCLSSDILAVGKEAFRFTWRFARGIISTDDEIFKPFQVDSHFVRFESVQEYDAGTYRCDVQLLKNFRFVKRLYFGLRVLPSNLVNLNFHQSLTENQKLVDKGLEVNLDNGSKPYHPWKKTVAVAVGIGMASGMVGAVLVIIALGSGLRKINGGAGLESLKALLLKGWLPRNLDRLFRKPS